From the genome of Takifugu rubripes chromosome 10, fTakRub1.2, whole genome shotgun sequence:
TCTGAATATGAACGCAGTGTTTCAACGACGGGTTTCTGTCGCAGCGTCGCCCTCAGCTGACGGAGGTTCAGCCGTCATGTTGGATCACAGCTGTGagaagagctgagcagcattGTCCACATTCACAGCTTCCTTTGGCGGCTCTCTGACCGTCTAAAAGGATGGAAACGagctttaatttccttttttttttttccgtcgTGCGACTTCCTGACGTTCTACCTGTGTCTGTTTCTTCGGCTGAGGGGCGACAGACTTGGAGATGCTCTTCACATCGCGCTGAACCTGCGTGAAGATCCGATTCAGGTTCTCCACCTTCTCGTTTTTCACCGCATTGATCTGCGAAGACAAACG
Proteins encoded in this window:
- the rbis gene encoding uncharacterized protein C8orf59 homolog, translated to MGKNKQKGKKTKTVFQVANKHLKHKNKAKPVTTTLKHINAVKNEKVENLNRIFTQVQRDVKSISKSVAPQPKKQTQTVREPPKEAVNVDNAAQLFSQL